A window of the Aquimarina spinulae genome harbors these coding sequences:
- a CDS encoding methylmalonyl-CoA mutase subunit beta, which translates to MTKSLFDSFETVSAKQWKQKIQFDLKGADYNEALIYKSLEGIDIKPFYNQEDTIENSSVAHPSTWENCLKIVVNSAIIGNQKALEAIKKGAESIHFVISQEDIDPKSLLQHITAATSVFIETKFLSPSYIQQLNDIAKEVSLNIHILTDIINNLASTGNWYKTLQEDHTALEQIIKNDRLKNKISIDIGLYQNAGATMVQQLAYGLAHANEYLNHFENTSSTSLEKAPVVFKVAVGGNYFFEIAKLRALRILWSTLAPAYNAITECHILAYPSYRNKTILDYNVNMLRTTTECMSAILGGADTIQNLPYDDIYHLENDFGTRISLNQLLVLKNESYFDLVTNPASGSYYIESLTQQMADKALSLFKNIEENGGFLKQLKSGIIQKKIKESAEKEQELFDNQKIILTGTNKYQNPEEHIPEFQKSVFPEKRVRKTLLSPIITKRLSLEIERKTINP; encoded by the coding sequence ATGACTAAATCCCTATTCGATAGTTTTGAAACAGTTTCTGCAAAACAATGGAAACAAAAAATTCAATTTGATCTCAAAGGTGCAGATTATAATGAAGCATTGATTTATAAATCTTTAGAAGGTATTGACATAAAGCCTTTTTATAACCAGGAAGATACTATAGAAAACAGTTCTGTAGCGCATCCTTCTACTTGGGAAAATTGTTTGAAAATAGTAGTTAATTCAGCAATTATTGGTAATCAAAAAGCACTTGAAGCTATTAAAAAAGGTGCCGAAAGTATTCATTTTGTAATCTCACAAGAAGATATTGATCCAAAAAGCCTTTTACAACATATTACTGCTGCTACTTCTGTTTTTATAGAAACTAAATTTCTTTCTCCTTCTTATATTCAGCAACTAAATGATATTGCCAAAGAAGTTAGTCTAAATATTCATATTTTAACCGATATTATTAATAACCTGGCGAGTACCGGAAACTGGTATAAAACGCTACAAGAAGATCATACTGCATTAGAACAAATCATTAAAAATGATCGTCTTAAAAATAAGATTAGTATTGATATAGGGTTATATCAAAATGCCGGCGCTACAATGGTACAACAATTAGCGTATGGGTTAGCTCATGCTAATGAATATTTAAATCATTTTGAAAACACATCAAGTACAAGTTTAGAAAAAGCACCTGTAGTTTTTAAAGTTGCGGTAGGCGGTAATTACTTTTTTGAAATTGCTAAACTAAGAGCACTTAGAATATTATGGAGCACATTGGCACCAGCGTATAACGCTATAACTGAGTGTCATATTTTGGCATATCCATCATACAGAAATAAGACCATCCTGGATTATAACGTAAATATGCTACGTACTACTACAGAATGTATGAGTGCAATATTAGGCGGTGCTGATACCATTCAAAATCTACCTTATGATGATATTTATCATCTTGAAAATGATTTTGGAACAAGAATTTCTTTAAATCAACTTTTGGTGCTAAAAAACGAAAGCTACTTTGATCTGGTTACTAATCCTGCTTCGGGATCTTATTATATTGAGAGTTTAACACAACAAATGGCAGATAAGGCTTTATCACTATTTAAAAATATAGAAGAAAACGGTGGTTTCTTGAAGCAATTAAAATCTGGAATTATTCAGAAAAAAATAAAAGAAAGCGCAGAAAAAGAGCAAGAGCTATTCGATAATCAAAAAATTATACTAACAGGAACCAATAAATATCAAAACCCCGAAGAACATATTCCTGAATTTCAAAAATCAGTATTTCCAGAAAAAAGAGTTCGAAAAACACTTTTATCCCCTATAATAACAAAAAGATTGTCTCTAGAAATAGAAAGAAAAACCATAAACCCATAG
- a CDS encoding FtsB family cell division protein produces the protein MKLKQYFQKLKNKPALIPIFAIFLNKYVLIILLFIVWMLFFDTNSWLIHRELDEEIQELEDNKEYYMKEIVKDQKDIKVLKDSSELEKFAREEYFMKRDNEEIYIIEYEDSVPKNKKDD, from the coding sequence TTGAAGCTAAAACAATATTTTCAAAAACTAAAAAATAAACCGGCGTTGATCCCGATATTTGCCATATTTTTAAATAAATATGTACTCATTATTCTGTTATTTATAGTTTGGATGCTGTTTTTTGACACTAATTCCTGGTTGATTCACAGAGAGCTAGATGAAGAGATTCAGGAACTTGAAGATAATAAAGAATACTATATGAAGGAGATTGTAAAAGATCAGAAAGATATTAAGGTATTAAAAGACAGTAGCGAGCTTGAAAAATTCGCGAGAGAAGAATATTTTATGAAGCGAGATAATGAAGAAATATACATTATTGAGTATGAAGATAGTGTACCTAAAAACAAAAAAGATGACTAA
- the udk gene encoding uridine kinase, translating to MLIIGIAGGTGCGKTTVVNQIVNELPENEVCVISQDSYYKDTSHLTYEERVKINFDHPQSIDFELLGQHLAALRKGETIAQPVYSFVEHNRTSETVSTAPSKVIIVEGILILTNPKIREMFDIKIYVQTDSDERLIRRLKRDIAERGRDMDEVLDRYQNTLKPMHQQFIDPTKEFADLIIPNNNYNNVAIDIVRTIIKERLN from the coding sequence ATGCTAATTATCGGTATCGCCGGAGGAACAGGGTGTGGTAAAACTACTGTTGTGAATCAAATTGTAAATGAATTACCAGAGAATGAAGTATGTGTCATATCACAAGACTCATATTATAAGGATACAAGTCATCTCACTTACGAAGAACGAGTTAAAATAAATTTTGATCATCCACAATCTATAGATTTTGAGCTATTAGGTCAACATTTGGCTGCACTTAGAAAAGGAGAAACAATAGCACAACCCGTATATTCTTTTGTAGAACATAATCGTACTAGTGAAACCGTTAGTACAGCACCAAGCAAAGTAATCATTGTTGAAGGAATTTTGATACTTACCAATCCTAAAATACGGGAGATGTTCGATATCAAAATATATGTACAAACCGATAGTGATGAACGCTTAATACGAAGATTAAAAAGAGATATTGCAGAACGCGGACGTGACATGGATGAGGTTTTGGATCGATACCAAAACACTTTAAAACCTATGCATCAACAATTCATTGATCCAACCAAAGAATTTGCCGACCTTATTATACCCAACAACAACTATAATAATGTAGCTATTGATATTGTACGTACCATTATCAAAGAACGCTTGAATTAA
- a CDS encoding adenylate/guanylate cyclase domain-containing protein, whose product MSKRKISRTLPSQLNLVYANIILVFIICSLFPQHIKAQEFSIEQIEAKHKNLYGLDRLKALNQLTLYYYEQGSNKALKYARRARILSDNIFIKSNTINPNERHHQAQAYLQIGKLYYDRKKYIESQKNLIDAKSISEKINHQIYFDEAEIYLKKIQILIEAGKVKESFFSKTFKTLKIGQTINETVAEIKIEAEIELGKQKENNRNFLGAISNYKNAINLLKNEGETNKINELQLKIAVLLDSLDQHVKAQQFLKEAISEIETKPRNDVNSEIDNSSHQVLDTKTISVKNAQESLRIKKKKIKDILIGYTKEENFEQSLVYYKLYQELSQKMEEDSLKTIFESEQKAKEIFLLKQQKIVADLNVKVIQKEKERQVQLRNTSIIVTLLILISTLVTLYFYISKKREHKKLTIVHNDLNKTKSKLIDAEQKIIKLLKQQLSIDIATELLTNDPNNPGENRFVCIMFLDIRDFTSLAERLNPEELIKYQNDVFGFMIDIIQKYNGTINQLLGDGFMATFGAPVSHENDCQNAFLAAKEILIEIRKQNDSKHILETKVGIGLHAGYVVTGNVGNETRKQYSVTGNPVIIASRVEQLNKEYKTQLIITEEVYKNLNPIPKHTQPSIEVKVKGRSQPIKIMLIQ is encoded by the coding sequence ATGAGTAAAAGAAAAATTTCAAGAACACTACCCAGTCAATTAAATTTAGTATACGCTAATATAATTCTGGTGTTCATAATATGCTCGTTATTCCCTCAGCACATCAAAGCTCAAGAATTTTCGATTGAGCAAATAGAAGCTAAACATAAAAACCTTTATGGTCTTGATAGATTAAAAGCCTTAAACCAGCTAACCTTATATTATTATGAACAAGGATCAAATAAAGCGTTAAAATATGCCAGAAGAGCACGTATTTTAAGTGATAATATTTTTATCAAATCCAATACTATTAATCCTAATGAACGCCATCATCAGGCACAAGCCTATCTTCAAATAGGTAAATTATACTATGATCGTAAAAAATATATTGAATCCCAAAAAAATCTAATTGACGCAAAATCAATATCAGAAAAGATTAATCATCAAATCTATTTTGATGAAGCCGAAATTTATTTAAAGAAAATTCAAATTCTAATTGAAGCTGGAAAGGTTAAAGAATCTTTTTTTTCAAAAACTTTTAAAACTCTAAAGATAGGCCAAACTATTAATGAAACTGTAGCCGAAATTAAAATTGAAGCGGAAATTGAACTCGGAAAACAGAAAGAAAATAATAGAAATTTTTTAGGTGCCATTTCCAATTATAAAAATGCCATTAACTTATTAAAAAATGAAGGAGAAACGAATAAGATTAATGAATTACAATTAAAAATTGCTGTTTTACTTGATAGCTTAGATCAACATGTAAAAGCACAACAATTCCTGAAAGAAGCAATTTCTGAGATCGAAACAAAGCCAAGGAATGATGTAAATTCGGAAATAGATAACTCATCACACCAAGTATTGGATACTAAAACAATATCTGTAAAAAATGCACAAGAATCATTACGAATCAAGAAAAAGAAGATTAAGGATATTTTAATTGGGTATACTAAAGAAGAAAATTTTGAACAATCTCTGGTATATTATAAATTATATCAGGAGCTCTCTCAAAAAATGGAAGAAGATAGTTTAAAAACCATATTCGAAAGTGAGCAAAAAGCAAAAGAAATTTTTCTTCTTAAACAACAAAAAATAGTTGCCGACCTTAATGTAAAAGTTATACAGAAAGAAAAAGAAAGACAGGTTCAACTACGAAACACTTCTATCATAGTTACCCTACTAATCTTGATTAGTACACTAGTGACATTATATTTTTATATTTCGAAAAAACGAGAACATAAAAAACTGACAATCGTTCATAACGATCTCAATAAAACCAAAAGCAAATTGATAGATGCTGAGCAAAAGATTATTAAACTGCTAAAACAACAACTATCTATTGATATTGCTACAGAGTTATTAACAAATGACCCTAATAATCCCGGAGAAAATCGTTTTGTTTGTATTATGTTTCTTGATATTAGAGATTTTACATCTCTTGCTGAAAGACTTAATCCAGAAGAGCTAATTAAATATCAAAACGACGTATTTGGGTTTATGATTGATATCATTCAAAAATACAACGGTACTATCAATCAACTTTTAGGCGATGGTTTTATGGCTACATTTGGAGCTCCCGTATCACACGAAAATGACTGTCAGAATGCATTTTTAGCTGCCAAAGAAATCCTTATAGAGATAAGAAAGCAAAATGATTCAAAACACATACTAGAGACAAAAGTTGGTATTGGGCTTCATGCAGGTTATGTAGTTACTGGTAATGTAGGAAATGAAACTAGAAAACAATATTCTGTAACCGGAAATCCAGTTATCATTGCCAGTCGTGTAGAACAGTTAAATAAAGAATACAAAACTCAGTTAATCATTACTGAAGAAGTCTATAAGAATTTAAACCCTATACCAAAACACACTCAACCTTCTATCGAAGTAAAAGTAAAAGGAAGATCTCAACCCATAAAAATTATGCTTATCCAATAA
- a CDS encoding anhydro-N-acetylmuramic acid kinase, whose protein sequence is MNSIKNEYTVIGLMSGTSLDGLDIACCTFKKKNDTWTFSITNTDSIDYDVTFKEQLKNTVHLEPTALLAFHNEYGSWLGNQVKKFITKNNINVDFVASHGHTVFHQPEIGLTYQIGSGQHLANACGQKVICDFRTNDVALGGQGAPLVPIGDQLLFGQYAFCLNLGGISNVSFNTDKKRIAYDISPANMLLNFICSTIDKVYDKGGAIAKTGTLNPTLLDTLNNLSYYKLPFPKSLGYEWFTEEMIPIIVHNQDSAENLLHTAVHHITTQIADAIKKTKHKNSSILVTGGGTKNDFLIELLQQKLDGFATVIIPSEEIIDFKEALIFAFMGVLRERNEVNCLQSVTGARKNSSAGVTYRPS, encoded by the coding sequence ATGAATTCGATTAAAAATGAATACACCGTGATCGGTTTAATGTCTGGAACCTCACTAGATGGATTGGATATTGCCTGTTGTACATTTAAAAAGAAAAATGATACCTGGACATTCTCTATTACTAATACTGATAGCATTGATTATGATGTAACGTTTAAAGAACAATTAAAAAACACAGTCCATCTCGAACCTACAGCTTTATTGGCTTTTCATAACGAATATGGAAGCTGGCTAGGCAATCAGGTTAAAAAATTCATAACTAAAAATAATATTAATGTAGATTTTGTTGCCAGTCATGGTCACACTGTTTTTCATCAACCCGAGATTGGGTTAACATATCAAATAGGATCTGGCCAACATCTGGCCAATGCATGTGGGCAAAAAGTAATCTGTGATTTTAGAACCAACGACGTTGCTCTGGGTGGTCAGGGAGCTCCTTTGGTTCCTATAGGCGATCAATTGTTATTTGGTCAATATGCTTTTTGTCTTAATCTTGGTGGAATTAGTAATGTCTCTTTTAATACTGACAAAAAAAGAATTGCTTATGATATTTCGCCCGCCAATATGTTACTTAATTTTATCTGTTCGACTATAGATAAAGTATATGATAAAGGTGGGGCAATCGCTAAAACAGGTACCTTAAATCCTACCTTACTAGATACTTTAAATAATCTATCGTATTATAAGCTTCCGTTTCCAAAATCTTTGGGATATGAATGGTTTACAGAAGAAATGATTCCTATTATAGTTCATAATCAAGATTCCGCAGAAAATCTTTTACATACAGCTGTTCATCATATTACAACTCAAATAGCAGATGCAATTAAAAAAACTAAGCATAAAAACAGTTCTATACTGGTAACTGGTGGTGGTACAAAAAATGATTTTCTTATCGAACTATTGCAACAAAAATTAGATGGTTTTGCAACTGTCATAATTCCTTCAGAAGAGATTATTGATTTTAAAGAAGCGCTGATCTTTGCTTTTATGGGAGTACTTAGAGAGAGAAATGAAGTGAATTGCCTGCAATCTGTTACCGGAGCAAGGAAAAATTCTTCTGCAGGGGTAACCTACAGGCCATCCTAA
- a CDS encoding glycoside hydrolase family 3 protein, which translates to MNLSSLSKTEKIGQFFFPAAFINDTDQEIKEVEKLILDYKVGGLTFFHSRASAATNFEGKKKVIRNENSAKRLAELITHYQNIAPTPLLISIDAEWGLAMRVENTPQYPYAITLGAIPDDQSNLITEVGKYIGNDLKSIGIHLNLAPVADINVNPNNPVIGYRSFGEKKEQITLKSLALYKGLKASGVLGCFKHFPGHGDTAVDSHLGLPVISKSRQELFDEELYPFIKAIASGIDSILIGHLAVPSLTNGKDTSATLSKDIIKGVLRNELGFEGAVISDALNMHSVSKLYPEKGMLEWKAFDAGNDILCFAEHVAEGIRTIEKNATDQQIEESFTRVQKLKKDAFKKNISDPTFDSKKTTSLNNSIAKASLTHYKSDKESFEKFNIEDFEAVVIGNSEDCTFFEEINRSKQFTKMRYTLPFSTTISSNNILIALFPPSIKPMREFGIDPETQQTIEKLSKTKNVTLYLFGNPYVLRVLSTKNISNIVLVYQDFKTFQEIAAKHFLGQHKAIGLSPVQLSI; encoded by the coding sequence ATGAATCTATCCAGCCTTTCGAAAACCGAAAAAATTGGTCAGTTTTTCTTTCCTGCTGCATTTATTAATGATACGGATCAGGAAATAAAAGAAGTTGAAAAATTAATACTAGACTACAAAGTAGGAGGCCTTACCTTTTTTCATAGTAGAGCTAGTGCTGCTACCAATTTTGAAGGTAAGAAAAAAGTTATTCGAAATGAAAACAGTGCTAAGCGACTTGCAGAACTTATAACACATTATCAAAACATAGCTCCTACTCCACTACTCATTAGTATTGATGCAGAATGGGGTTTAGCTATGCGGGTAGAGAATACTCCTCAATATCCTTATGCCATAACATTAGGAGCAATCCCCGATGATCAATCAAATTTGATTACTGAAGTAGGGAAATATATAGGAAATGATCTTAAAAGCATAGGAATTCATCTTAATTTGGCTCCAGTGGCCGATATTAATGTCAATCCTAATAATCCTGTAATTGGTTATCGCTCTTTTGGTGAAAAAAAAGAACAGATTACTCTTAAATCTTTAGCATTATACAAAGGGCTTAAAGCTTCGGGGGTTTTAGGCTGTTTTAAACATTTTCCGGGACATGGGGATACCGCTGTAGATTCGCATCTTGGACTTCCGGTAATCTCCAAATCCCGACAAGAATTATTTGACGAAGAACTGTATCCATTTATAAAAGCAATAGCATCAGGAATTGATAGTATTTTGATCGGGCATCTGGCCGTACCTTCTTTAACCAACGGAAAAGACACATCGGCTACTTTGTCAAAAGATATTATTAAAGGAGTATTAAGAAATGAATTAGGTTTTGAAGGTGCTGTTATTTCTGATGCCCTTAATATGCATAGTGTATCTAAATTATATCCCGAAAAAGGAATGCTAGAGTGGAAAGCATTTGATGCTGGTAATGATATTCTATGCTTTGCAGAACACGTAGCAGAAGGTATTCGTACCATAGAAAAAAATGCAACTGACCAGCAAATTGAGGAAAGTTTTACAAGAGTTCAAAAACTGAAAAAAGATGCATTTAAAAAAAATATCTCGGATCCTACTTTTGATTCTAAAAAAACTACTTCTCTAAATAATAGCATCGCCAAAGCATCCCTTACCCACTATAAATCGGATAAAGAAAGTTTTGAAAAATTTAATATCGAAGATTTTGAAGCCGTAGTTATAGGAAATAGTGAAGATTGTACTTTTTTTGAAGAAATTAATCGATCTAAACAGTTTACCAAAATGAGGTATACTCTACCTTTCTCTACTACTATTTCTAGCAATAATATCCTTATAGCATTATTTCCTCCTTCGATAAAACCAATGCGTGAGTTTGGTATAGATCCAGAAACACAGCAAACTATAGAAAAACTAAGTAAGACAAAAAATGTAACTTTATATTTGTTCGGTAACCCATATGTTTTGAGAGTATTATCAACTAAGAATATAAGCAACATAGTACTTGTATATCAAGACTTTAAAACTTTTCAGGAGATTGCAGCCAAACACTTTCTTGGGCAACATAAAGCCATTGGTCTATCTCCTGTACAACTTTCAATATAA
- a CDS encoding MFS transporter: protein MIESNKDKNAWAWVPSLYFTEGLPYVIIITFSVIMYKKLGISNADIGLYTSWLYLPWVIKPLWSPFVDIKSTKRNWFLGMQLLIAIAFLGVGLTIPTNNFFILSLSCFWIAAFASATNDIASDGFYLISLSQKKQSFFLGVRSTFYRLAMVTGQGLIVVLAGFLEEHYGNNQKAWSYTMIITAVFMIVLTVINLFATPKVENETRVSKEKPIRFFDVFKTFFQKKQIGIVLAFILLYRLGESQLVKMASPFLLDQKEAGGLALSTTEVGTIYGTFGIIALTIGGILGGIAISVYGLKKWMLPMILALNLPNILYILLSFWESSSVVSVTLVVIIEQFGYGFGFAAYLMFLIYVAEGVSKTSHYAIATGFMALGMMLPGMISGFIQEVLGYTGFFIWVAIAAIPGIILTRYIQYPATYGKKDKN, encoded by the coding sequence ATGATCGAATCTAACAAAGACAAAAATGCCTGGGCCTGGGTGCCTTCACTATATTTTACAGAAGGGTTGCCATATGTGATTATCATCACATTTTCTGTAATCATGTATAAAAAACTAGGAATTAGCAATGCCGATATTGGCTTGTATACCAGTTGGCTTTATCTCCCCTGGGTTATAAAACCACTATGGAGCCCCTTTGTAGATATTAAAAGTACTAAGCGTAATTGGTTTTTAGGCATGCAACTCCTTATTGCTATAGCATTTTTGGGAGTAGGTTTAACGATCCCTACCAATAATTTCTTTATCCTTAGTCTTTCGTGTTTTTGGATCGCTGCATTTGCATCTGCCACAAACGATATTGCCTCTGATGGTTTTTACCTTATTAGCCTTTCACAAAAAAAACAATCCTTTTTCTTGGGAGTACGTAGTACGTTTTATCGCTTGGCTATGGTAACCGGTCAAGGGTTAATTGTAGTACTTGCTGGTTTTTTAGAGGAACATTATGGTAATAATCAAAAAGCATGGTCCTATACCATGATTATCACTGCCGTTTTCATGATTGTATTAACAGTAATCAATCTTTTTGCAACTCCAAAAGTAGAAAATGAAACCAGAGTTTCTAAAGAAAAACCAATACGTTTCTTCGATGTTTTTAAGACCTTCTTTCAAAAAAAACAAATCGGTATTGTTCTCGCTTTTATCCTTCTTTACAGATTAGGAGAATCGCAATTGGTAAAAATGGCTTCTCCCTTTTTATTAGATCAGAAAGAAGCTGGTGGACTGGCATTATCCACTACCGAAGTAGGTACTATTTATGGTACATTCGGAATCATAGCCTTAACCATAGGAGGAATTCTGGGAGGTATTGCTATTTCGGTATATGGATTAAAAAAATGGATGCTTCCAATGATTTTAGCTTTAAATCTACCTAATATATTATATATTTTGCTAAGCTTCTGGGAATCATCTTCTGTAGTATCTGTTACATTAGTTGTGATAATAGAACAATTCGGATACGGATTTGGCTTTGCTGCTTATCTTATGTTTTTGATTTATGTAGCAGAGGGAGTTTCTAAAACTTCTCATTATGCAATCGCAACAGGATTTATGGCACTAGGTATGATGTTACCTGGCATGATTAGTGGTTTCATCCAGGAGGTTCTTGGGTATACCGGATTCTTTATATGGGTAGCCATTGCTGCAATCCCTGGTATTATCCTTACCCGATACATCCAATATCCCGCTACCTACGGAAAGAAAGACAAAAATTAA
- a CDS encoding helix-turn-helix domain-containing protein, giving the protein MNKEIPYVKYEPSHSKTHGIEVLLIEDLVQKYGGVNPSFPERPHQLDFYLLAFYTQGETEHLVDFVRHKVKKDTIVYLTKGQVNAFKFEKNIKGFVLLFTKDFFEKQLNNLPKDAITRLFAPNLFTPVFQVDKNSNIGNYIKFLHDEYCKETDNFSKHNIITSLHTIILSKVEQIKNDQTLCIKDSESLVLFLKFKTALEKEYAISRNASFYAKNLNITYIRLNIVCKEIVGSTAKQFIDRFVILEAKRKLINSNIKSTELAFEIGFKEPTNFVKYFKKLTGFTPNYFKNKCSHHLPL; this is encoded by the coding sequence ATGAATAAAGAGATTCCATATGTAAAATATGAACCTAGTCATTCTAAAACGCATGGAATTGAAGTCTTATTAATAGAAGACTTAGTACAAAAGTATGGAGGCGTAAACCCTTCTTTTCCTGAAAGGCCACATCAACTGGATTTTTATTTATTAGCTTTTTATACACAGGGAGAAACAGAGCATTTAGTGGATTTTGTAAGGCATAAAGTAAAAAAAGATACTATAGTGTATTTGACTAAAGGACAGGTGAATGCTTTTAAATTTGAAAAAAACATTAAAGGCTTTGTCTTACTTTTTACAAAAGATTTTTTTGAGAAACAACTTAATAATCTACCAAAGGATGCAATTACACGCTTATTTGCTCCTAATCTGTTTACACCTGTATTTCAAGTCGATAAAAATTCTAATATTGGTAATTATATAAAATTTTTACATGATGAATATTGTAAAGAGACAGATAATTTCAGTAAACATAATATTATAACTTCTTTGCACACCATTATTCTTTCAAAAGTTGAACAAATTAAAAATGATCAGACTTTATGTATAAAAGATTCTGAAAGTTTAGTATTATTCCTAAAATTTAAAACAGCTTTAGAAAAAGAATATGCAATTAGCAGGAATGCCAGTTTTTATGCCAAAAATTTAAATATAACATACATACGTTTAAATATTGTATGTAAAGAAATTGTAGGTAGCACGGCAAAACAATTTATAGACAGGTTTGTGATTCTAGAAGCAAAAAGAAAATTAATAAATTCTAATATTAAAAGTACAGAACTAGCTTTTGAAATCGGTTTTAAAGAGCCTACTAATTTTGTGAAATATTTCAAAAAGCTCACAGGATTTACTCCTAATTACTTCAAAAATAAGTGTTCACATCATCTTCCCCTTTGA
- a CDS encoding M12 family metallopeptidase codes for MKSIKLILSMAFLATLCFSCEKQEDNEVSVEAVDTDTKEVLFNNNVPTTILKVNGEEVAVGDLGNGEYLYNGDIVVSKTDLSKILSDQEGVKANWANQRRWSNRTIYYQFASSLSSAKRNTVLRAMRHISNRTRIRFVQGRGRGNYVNVFSGNGNFATVGMRGGRQSFSLSRNNLGVAIHELGHTIGLRHEHQRPDRDRHIRINWNAIPSGSRSNFTKTGRNVGSFDWNSIMLYPSKTRNGVSDMVSIRTGRPFNNAIESGRNYLSSGDIACINAYYR; via the coding sequence ATGAAATCAATTAAATTAATTTTATCAATGGCCTTTTTGGCTACCCTTTGTTTTTCTTGCGAAAAACAAGAAGACAATGAAGTTTCTGTAGAAGCGGTAGATACCGATACTAAAGAAGTCTTGTTTAATAATAATGTTCCTACAACTATTTTAAAAGTTAACGGAGAAGAAGTTGCAGTAGGAGATCTAGGAAATGGAGAATATCTTTATAATGGAGATATAGTAGTTTCTAAAACAGACCTATCTAAGATTTTAAGTGATCAAGAGGGAGTAAAAGCAAATTGGGCAAATCAAAGAAGATGGTCTAATCGTACGATATATTATCAGTTTGCTTCAAGTCTTTCTTCGGCAAAAAGAAATACTGTTTTAAGAGCAATGAGACATATTTCGAATAGAACGCGAATTAGATTCGTTCAAGGTCGTGGCAGGGGTAATTATGTTAATGTGTTTTCTGGCAATGGAAACTTTGCTACTGTTGGTATGCGAGGAGGAAGACAAAGCTTCTCTTTATCTAGAAACAATCTTGGTGTAGCTATTCATGAATTAGGACATACCATTGGTTTACGTCATGAGCATCAAAGACCAGATCGAGATCGACATATTCGTATAAATTGGAATGCAATTCCTAGCGGTAGCCGTAGTAACTTTACAAAAACAGGAAGAAATGTTGGAAGTTTTGACTGGAATTCGATTATGTTATATCCTTCTAAAACTAGAAATGGAGTATCTGATATGGTAAGCATCAGGACAGGTAGACCTTTTAACAATGCAATAGAAAGCGGGAGAAACTATTTAAGCAGTGGCGATATTGCTTGCATCAATGCATATTACCGTTAA
- a CDS encoding c-type cytochrome, with the protein MRKYLKRFFIIEIIILIISISLVAQQEKSDTDYVLYTVSKNQDAKLLESIARGNEIYTDFCMQCHLPDGKGSPNVFPPLAGSDWLINKRKESIYSIKYGLNGPIKVNGKTYNSAMTSLGLEDEEIADVMNYIMNSWGNTQKKMVTVEEVTGVKK; encoded by the coding sequence ATGAGAAAATATTTAAAACGTTTCTTCATTATAGAGATTATCATATTAATCATAAGCATTTCACTTGTTGCACAACAAGAAAAATCAGACACCGACTATGTTCTCTATACTGTATCAAAAAATCAGGATGCAAAATTATTAGAAAGTATAGCTCGCGGAAACGAGATTTATACTGATTTTTGTATGCAATGTCATCTTCCTGACGGAAAAGGGTCTCCTAATGTATTTCCACCTTTGGCAGGGTCAGATTGGTTGATCAATAAACGAAAAGAAAGCATCTATTCTATCAAATATGGGTTAAATGGTCCTATCAAAGTTAATGGAAAGACTTATAATAGTGCAATGACCTCGTTAGGTCTTGAAGACGAAGAAATTGCTGATGTAATGAATTACATTATGAATAGTTGGGGAAATACCCAGAAAAAAATGGTGACTGTAGAAGAAGTTACTGGGGTTAAAAAATAA